The segment TGACGATAAACTTTCTGTAATTCAATTGGGACCAGATGAATCTCATGGAACACACGAGCAGAAAAGAAAAAAGGATTCGGATAAAAAAGATTCAAGATTTCACGCTGATCAGACGGAACAACAGGTTCTAACTGGAAAACATCACCTACAAAAAGAAGCTGTTTACCACCAAAAGGCAAACGCATGTTACCCGAATATACCCGCAAGATCCGATCGACACAATCAATAATATCAGCCCGCACCATTGAAATTTCATCAATGATTACCAATTCGACCTCCTCTATAATCTTCTTCCGCTCTTTATTATATTTGAAGAAGTCAAAAATCCTTCCATTCTTCAAACTCAAGTCCGGATCGTCAGGTAACATCGGGCGAAAAGGCAGTTTGAAAAATGAATGCAATGTCATTCCTCCTGCATTAATGGCTGCAATACCAGTCGGTGCCAGTACAACATGTTTTTTCTTTGTATGCTGACAGATGTACTTCAAGAACGTAGATTTTCCCGTTCCGGCTTTCCCTGTAAGAAAAACAGACTGACGAGTATATGAAATCAGCTGAAGGGCTTCTTGAAATTCCTTATTGTTCGTGTCTATAGTAAAATCCACAATATTATGAGTTTAGTTGACAAGTAAAAAATAACAAGGTCTCAAGTATAACAAACCCTGAAACCTTGTAGACCAAATCTTGTTAACTCTTTATTTAACAACTTTCTGTAAAGCCTCTTGTACCAATTTTTCCATGACTTTATAACCTTCCAAAGTTGGATGCACACCGTCTTTTGAATATTTCTCAGGCAAACCATCTCGTTCATCTTTCATTGCTGAATGATAATCTACATAGAGAATATTATGAGCATCGGCATACGCTTTCATCTTCGCATTCAATGCCTTGATTCCTTCTGCCGGTTTCAACTCCGGACGCCATCCAAACTGATAAGCAGGTAAAGTGGAACATAATATTACCTTGATATCATTAGCCTGAGCTAACTGAATCATAGAAACTACATTATCAAATGTCTGTTCAGGAGTCACAGCATAATCATTATGGGCTAAATCATTTGTTCCAGCCAAAATAACAACGGCCTGAGGTTTCAGATTAATAACGTCCTGACGGAAACGCATTAACATCTGAGCAGAAACCTGTCCTCCGATTCCTCTTCCTACATAGCCGTTCTTCGTAAAGAAATCCGGATCAGCCACTGGCCAGCCGTCGGTAATAGAATTTCCCATAAACACAGCTTTTACAGGTTGCTGAATAGAAGCATTAGCCTCCTGATATCTTCCAAAATTAGCCCAATCTTTCAATGGCTCTTGAGCTGCTAACTGCAAGCAGCCCGCTATACACAAGGCTGCAATAAATAAATGTTTCATGATGTTATTATTTAAAGAAAACTTTGTCAACTAATTCATTTAATAAATTTCTTTCGCCACCCGACGCACACTTTCTGAAGCCATCATCGTATAAAAATGCAAGCTTGGAACACCGTGGGCAATCAAATCCTTACACTGCTGAATACACCACTCTACACCAACTTCCTTCGCTTCATCATCAGTTTTGCACTTCCGTAATTCGGCAGCAAATGGCTCAGGAATATCGGAACGGAACACACGAGGAAGCACCGTCAATTGGTTTCGGAACACAATAGGTTTAATTCCTGGTATAATCGGTACATTTATCCCTTCTTTTCGGCAACGACTCTCAAAAGCATAGAACTTTTCATTGTCAAAGAACATCTGCGTTACTAAGTAACTGGCGCCATTCTTTACTTTTTCCTTCAAGTAATAAATATCAGAATCCATATTGGGCGCTTCTTCATGCTTTTCAGGATAACAAGCCATACCATACGAAAATGGCGTATCAATGCCTTCAATCCGTGAACCGTCTAATGCAATTCCTTCATTAAAGCGGTTTACCTGCTGCTGCAAGTCGGTAGCATGCTCATGATACTGTTCCGGATGCTGTTCGACTTCCAATGTTTTAATATCACCCCGCAAAAGCAGTAGATTATGCACACCTAAAAAATTCAAATCGATCAACGCATATTCTGTCTCATCTTTTGTAAAGCCCTTACATATAATATGAGGCACAGCCGGTATTCCATATTTATTTTGAATAGCAGAAGCGATAGCCACTGACCCCGGACGTTTACGGATGTTCACCTTTCGCAGACTTCCATCTGGCTGAGGCTTGTAAATGTATTCGCTATGATGTGAAGTTATATTGATATACTTCGGATCGAACTCGCGCAGCTTATCAATAACTTGATAAACTTTCTGTATACTATTACCTTTCAATGGAGGCAGAATTTCAAAGGTAAATGCTGTCCCTTGATGGTTATTAATCAAATCTACTACGTTCATCTTCTCTTTTTTTTCACAAAAATACGAATTTGTATCCGTTTTCAGCTACATCGTAAAACAAATTCCTATAAAATGCCCAAAGACTTAAAAAACGTAAGCGAAAAAGAACAATTTATACTATTTAATAATACCTTTGCAACAAAATCAAATACTAAGAAATCATGGAAAATTTAAACTGGTCTGAACTTGGGTTCGGTTACATCAGAACGGATTATAACATCAGATGTTATT is part of the Parabacteroides sp. AD58 genome and harbors:
- a CDS encoding SGNH/GDSL hydrolase family protein, with translation MKHLFIAALCIAGCLQLAAQEPLKDWANFGRYQEANASIQQPVKAVFMGNSITDGWPVADPDFFTKNGYVGRGIGGQVSAQMLMRFRQDVINLKPQAVVILAGTNDLAHNDYAVTPEQTFDNVVSMIQLAQANDIKVILCSTLPAYQFGWRPELKPAEGIKALNAKMKAYADAHNILYVDYHSAMKDERDGLPEKYSKDGVHPTLEGYKVMEKLVQEALQKVVK
- the metF gene encoding methylenetetrahydrofolate reductase [NAD(P)H]; amino-acid sequence: MNVVDLINNHQGTAFTFEILPPLKGNSIQKVYQVIDKLREFDPKYINITSHHSEYIYKPQPDGSLRKVNIRKRPGSVAIASAIQNKYGIPAVPHIICKGFTKDETEYALIDLNFLGVHNLLLLRGDIKTLEVEQHPEQYHEHATDLQQQVNRFNEGIALDGSRIEGIDTPFSYGMACYPEKHEEAPNMDSDIYYLKEKVKNGASYLVTQMFFDNEKFYAFESRCRKEGINVPIIPGIKPIVFRNQLTVLPRVFRSDIPEPFAAELRKCKTDDEAKEVGVEWCIQQCKDLIAHGVPSLHFYTMMASESVRRVAKEIY